The Paenibacillus sp. FSL R7-0204 genome includes a region encoding these proteins:
- a CDS encoding IS110 family transposase, translated as MIEQQNLIYVGVDLHKQHHTAVIIDCWSKKLGELKFDNKPSAFPLLLKELNKYTKKGLSVVYGLEDVGGYGRGLAVYLKDNRCWVKEVNAKLANARRKSHVTVQKSDSWDAECVAKVLRDELERLPDAQPVDLFWAISQLVTQRKWLAKILTEAVKKMHQQISYSYPSYKKFFSEVEGKTALAFWETYPSPYTLKDMSEEALAAFLRKHSNNGLSHKKANQILTLIDADGETYRDFQDSRDSVVVSQVESARFFQEQLVSIEGKIEHLMQQLGFQLESMTGINVVTAAQLVAEIGDIHRFASSDKLARFAGIAPVAVGSGNKSRNFKSKQGNRELHDIIKSLAIRQIGVTRTKREPKNAYFHAYYERKIAEGKTKQQAIVCLMRKLVNIIYVMMKKKSAYVMPNTPVQQAG; from the coding sequence ATGATTGAACAGCAGAATCTAATCTATGTAGGAGTTGACCTGCATAAACAACATCATACAGCCGTCATTATTGACTGCTGGAGCAAGAAGCTAGGGGAACTAAAATTCGATAACAAGCCGTCTGCCTTTCCCTTGCTGCTCAAGGAACTGAACAAGTACACCAAGAAGGGCTTGTCAGTAGTCTATGGACTGGAAGATGTCGGAGGCTACGGCAGAGGACTCGCCGTCTATCTGAAGGACAATCGTTGCTGGGTGAAGGAAGTGAACGCAAAGCTCGCTAACGCCAGACGAAAAAGCCATGTGACCGTTCAGAAGTCGGATAGCTGGGATGCGGAATGCGTTGCCAAGGTGCTCAGGGACGAGTTAGAGCGTCTGCCAGATGCTCAACCCGTTGACCTGTTCTGGGCGATTAGCCAACTTGTGACACAGCGCAAATGGTTGGCTAAGATTTTAACAGAAGCGGTAAAAAAGATGCATCAGCAGATTAGCTATTCCTATCCCAGTTACAAAAAGTTCTTCTCTGAAGTAGAGGGGAAAACGGCGCTTGCCTTCTGGGAAACCTACCCCTCACCGTACACCTTGAAGGACATGTCTGAGGAAGCCCTTGCTGCTTTCTTGCGAAAGCACAGCAACAATGGATTGTCTCATAAGAAGGCAAATCAAATTCTTACTCTGATCGACGCAGATGGAGAAACGTATCGGGATTTTCAGGATTCAAGAGATTCAGTTGTAGTGAGTCAGGTGGAATCCGCTCGGTTTTTTCAAGAACAATTGGTCAGTATCGAGGGTAAGATTGAGCATTTGATGCAGCAGCTTGGCTTTCAGCTTGAATCCATGACAGGGATCAATGTGGTGACAGCAGCGCAGCTTGTGGCAGAGATTGGTGATATTCACCGATTCGCTTCCTCTGATAAGCTTGCCCGATTTGCTGGAATAGCACCTGTAGCGGTTGGTTCAGGAAATAAGTCACGAAATTTTAAGAGTAAGCAAGGCAATCGGGAATTGCATGATATTATCAAGAGTCTTGCAATTCGTCAGATTGGTGTCACCCGTACCAAGAGGGAGCCAAAGAATGCCTATTTTCATGCTTATTATGAGCGAAAGATAGCAGAGGGGAAGACGAAACAGCAAGCGATTGTGTGCTTAATGAGGAAGCTGGTAAACATCATCTACGTCATGATGAAGAAAAAGTCAGCCTACGTGATGCCGAATACACCAGTACAGCAGGCAGGATGA
- a CDS encoding DUF2247 family protein, whose translation MYNIDFFEQFSIPFSWSTLLAGLRLKFLAIEQVDDYAVKYISENPEMESEFLLELAWEKKNYEEVFRLIENFLIENGITNDPNIEEQKWRFCILQNIRNETRDHNLLFEKIAEVYSTFNYPEDMEELIYYNEPKDGYNVLLHTKEENINRLLFKIDTFLTSEKKKLSFC comes from the coding sequence TTGTACAATATTGATTTTTTTGAACAATTTTCAATTCCATTTAGTTGGTCTACTCTATTGGCTGGATTAAGACTCAAATTTTTGGCTATTGAGCAGGTTGATGATTATGCAGTGAAGTATATTTCTGAGAATCCAGAAATGGAAAGTGAATTCTTGTTAGAACTTGCATGGGAAAAGAAGAATTATGAAGAAGTTTTTCGTCTTATAGAAAATTTTCTAATTGAAAATGGTATTACCAATGATCCTAATATTGAGGAGCAAAAGTGGAGGTTCTGTATCCTACAAAACATCCGCAATGAAACAAGGGATCATAATCTGCTTTTTGAGAAAATCGCAGAAGTGTATAGTACTTTTAATTATCCTGAGGATATGGAGGAACTTATATACTACAATGAGCCCAAAGATGGTTATAATGTTTTATTACACACGAAAGAGGAAAATATCAACCGATTGCTTTTTAAAATTGATACATTTTTAACGTCAGAAAAGAAAAAATTATCTTTCTGTTAA
- a CDS encoding response regulator transcription factor: protein MLKVMIVDDEPWVLEGLRTMVDWEKSGFEVCAEALSAGDALRLIREHRPDLLLTDINLPVMSGLELIAAVKETVDPPPRFVILSGYDDFNYARIALRHKVDGYLLKPVDDEEIEELLGKIRAIIQHETASILERQKKHNILVHNLISRCVQGDWSEELEHAACGLLELQPDTELQCILAAAISGSNTVSLNEGDTGGFPDHLGYVFQDPAGRAGLLIRSAGLSTEALEAAATQVQKVQSAKLGVPVAVMISGRGNGLRSIQELYTQTLEVWGLKYRKERGGIFYYNDLRTASLSPEFIDGHFTRVLNEVKEGMPERIRAAAREAFEAMTAKRVSIEAAQAEVAHLEMTLCRSITEMQGDPDQIMCAMHNEYGNLGGLTDYYKLSLYVDRLCLETAAYLTELRANNEGNTIYNVIQYVDLEFRSKLQLQDLARQFHMNSAYLGQLFRKETGRSFSDYLNEKRIEAAKSLLKRTQLKISDIAVQVGFSNTDYFIDKFKNKVGSSPSVYKNAHKNKQL from the coding sequence ATGCTGAAAGTCATGATTGTGGACGATGAACCTTGGGTTCTGGAAGGACTCAGGACGATGGTGGACTGGGAGAAATCCGGATTCGAGGTATGTGCCGAAGCGCTTAGCGCCGGGGATGCGCTGCGGCTGATCCGGGAGCATAGGCCGGATCTGCTGCTGACAGATATCAATCTTCCGGTGATGAGCGGCCTGGAGCTGATTGCGGCGGTGAAGGAGACGGTGGACCCGCCGCCCCGGTTCGTGATCCTGAGCGGGTATGACGATTTCAACTATGCCCGGATCGCGCTGCGTCATAAGGTGGACGGCTATCTGCTGAAGCCGGTGGATGATGAGGAGATTGAGGAACTGCTGGGGAAGATCCGAGCTATTATCCAACATGAAACCGCTTCCATATTAGAGAGGCAGAAGAAGCACAATATCCTGGTACATAATCTGATCAGCCGTTGTGTCCAGGGGGATTGGAGTGAGGAGCTGGAACATGCCGCCTGCGGTCTGCTGGAGCTTCAGCCTGATACAGAGCTGCAATGCATTCTTGCTGCTGCTATTTCAGGTTCAAATACGGTGAGCCTGAATGAAGGGGATACCGGAGGCTTCCCGGATCACCTGGGCTATGTGTTCCAGGACCCGGCCGGAAGGGCCGGGCTTCTGATTCGCTCAGCCGGACTATCCACGGAAGCGCTGGAGGCGGCGGCCACCCAGGTGCAGAAGGTGCAGTCAGCGAAGCTTGGGGTGCCGGTGGCTGTAATGATCAGCGGCCGGGGGAACGGCCTGCGCTCCATCCAGGAGCTGTACACCCAGACGCTTGAGGTCTGGGGGCTCAAGTACCGGAAGGAGCGGGGCGGGATTTTCTATTACAACGATCTGCGTACGGCCAGCTTGTCTCCTGAATTCATTGACGGGCACTTTACACGTGTGCTGAATGAGGTGAAGGAAGGCATGCCGGAGAGAATCCGGGCTGCTGCCAGGGAAGCCTTCGAAGCTATGACTGCCAAGAGGGTGAGCATTGAAGCTGCACAGGCCGAGGTAGCCCATCTGGAGATGACCTTATGCCGGAGCATTACCGAGATGCAGGGAGATCCCGACCAGATCATGTGTGCGATGCACAATGAATATGGCAACCTGGGCGGACTCACGGATTACTACAAGCTCAGTCTGTATGTGGACCGGCTCTGTCTGGAGACAGCGGCGTACCTCACCGAGCTACGGGCTAACAACGAGGGGAACACCATCTATAATGTGATCCAATACGTGGATCTGGAATTCCGCAGCAAGCTGCAGCTCCAGGACCTCGCCCGGCAGTTTCATATGAATTCGGCTTATCTGGGCCAGCTGTTCCGCAAGGAGACGGGGCGCAGCTTCAGCGATTATCTGAATGAGAAGCGGATCGAAGCAGCCAAGAGCTTGCTCAAGCGCACACAGCTCAAGATATCGGATATCGCGGTACAGGTAGGCTTTTCCAATACTGATTATTTCATCGACAAGTTCAAGAATAAGGTGGGTTCATCACCTTCGGTGTATAAGAATGCCCACAAGAATAAACAGCTCTAA
- a CDS encoding helix-turn-helix domain-containing protein: MKLKIRLKDILDQRRMSQRQLARQMNLRPSTINHLCSDSVDRVYIRTLEAICEALDISIHELIVEDSEA; encoded by the coding sequence ATGAAGTTAAAGATTCGATTGAAAGATATATTAGATCAGCGAAGAATGTCACAAAGACAACTTGCCCGACAAATGAACCTACGTCCAAGTACGATCAATCATCTCTGTTCCGATTCAGTAGACAGAGTCTATATCCGAACGCTGGAAGCGATATGTGAAGCCCTAGACATCTCCATCCATGAACTGATTGTTGAAGATTCGGAAGCTTAA
- a CDS encoding helix-turn-helix domain-containing protein: MKIKIRLKDILDQRGMSQRQLARQMNLRPSTINHLCSDSVDRVYIRTLEAICEALDISIHELIVEDSEA, encoded by the coding sequence ATGAAGATAAAGATTCGATTAAAAGATATATTAGATCAGCGTGGAATGTCACAAAGACAGCTTGCCCGACAAATGAACTTACGTCCAAGTACCATTAATCATCTCTGTTCCGATTCAGTAGACAGAGTCTATATCCGAACGCTGGAAGCGATTTGTGAAGCTCTAGACATCTCCATCCATGAACTGATTGTTGAAGATTCGGAAGCTTAA
- a CDS encoding recombinase family protein translates to MNVIGYVRVSTQGQVKDGYSLSYQQDEIRSYCEQQGWHLVQVFTDEGISGAKVDEEALEVEREGFQDMLTYVSSHKVDYVVVLNTSRLWRSDIVKVLVHRELKKRNIDIRSIEQPTYSIFKKDPSDFLINGLMELLDAYQRLEIAMKLGRGRNKKASEGKFAGGGIPFGYKGKRGSKQMFIDEQKASTVQRLFQLKKQYPIWSLAALAEKLNEEGFTTEQGKRFTKVQVKRILDRKAFYQGTYRYGQIEVDGKHQAILQSGGMCL, encoded by the coding sequence ATGAATGTCATAGGCTATGTACGGGTCAGTACGCAAGGTCAGGTGAAGGATGGCTACAGCTTGTCCTACCAGCAAGACGAGATTCGGTCGTACTGTGAGCAGCAGGGATGGCATCTAGTTCAGGTTTTTACAGACGAGGGCATTAGTGGGGCGAAAGTGGACGAGGAAGCCTTAGAAGTCGAACGAGAGGGCTTCCAAGACATGCTGACCTATGTATCGAGTCACAAGGTGGATTACGTTGTTGTCCTGAACACAAGCAGATTATGGAGAAGTGATATTGTCAAAGTCCTAGTCCATCGGGAGCTGAAAAAGCGCAATATCGACATTCGGAGTATTGAACAACCGACCTATAGCATTTTTAAGAAAGACCCGTCTGACTTCCTGATTAACGGTTTGATGGAATTGCTGGATGCTTATCAGCGGCTGGAGATTGCTATGAAGCTGGGACGTGGACGAAACAAAAAGGCTTCCGAAGGCAAGTTTGCTGGTGGAGGCATTCCTTTTGGTTACAAAGGAAAACGGGGATCAAAGCAAATGTTCATTGACGAACAGAAGGCATCCACGGTTCAGCGGCTCTTTCAATTGAAAAAGCAATACCCTATATGGTCATTGGCGGCTTTAGCTGAGAAGTTAAATGAAGAAGGATTTACAACAGAACAAGGGAAGAGGTTTACCAAAGTACAGGTGAAACGAATCCTAGACCGTAAAGCATTTTACCAAGGAACGTATCGTTATGGACAGATCGAAGTAGACGGTAAACATCAAGCAATCCTACAGTCTGGAGGAATGTGCTTGTGA
- a CDS encoding RHS repeat domain-containing protein: MKQADIEQLVQAGASKIDVYWLNLLVMGQTKWTAIELLRWKQDKQASWEDIQATLDHEMQTLHVPTVGEDVYDPNSLQQEAIGRFTVRSSVYEPAKTEMNFSADPLSVMSITAFDAAVSGVIDRGAIEAQINQVQKPQFSDRNNSSETIDPVAGSVTRKESLLHLPGVDGLDLNVGLMYNSNQGTPFIYRTYYSEYWQMNESVYEYATPELANGWSFQFPYVQMGENQSFYHDGNGSVYAIGQQGDELSNYSYLINYKGKDRRIIFESRYSGQFNNGQDESSYYMEYSDMKREYFSSRGKLLGIKDRFGNTITFRYSNADNGRLSSITDTLGRMVLFSYEYNLHEEPFNGERVTLRVMNGTNEIQKVILTKGRVAVDVPKNFAPAIKVYQPVLSSITNSIGESTYFNYENQLTLIPNNGFNFEALLSEVNYPHSSTKYNYEYVSRHMSNSDSFGEYRATSRSDYMGGKAYQQLRYTYTGDYTGNTPEQYPGHLPDDFRYSTTSAVMSSTPSNGLSTTHTFDKEGRVLRSETVAGNGERKITENTAFHGLFTQSPTRTTISEYAAQDSDATAKHLYTETTYTNWGQVQSQTEPLTAEQWNNPNLKQHYTTSYQYEPTYRFPASVSKYQNETDSAPYTESYTYTAEGRPATITNAKGEQTKYDYTYVNGDGQNKLEQAVIQTWANNQRVAKSVVRYGSENNYAYPTEQQQWFNIGTADEKVVTTKMLYNKDNGQVIQKTEANNQIVTYEYDAIGRLKKETYPEINNAKSERVQKVVDYNYYNQSSPNFDATNADTQVLKVDSITTVNNITRGTSMKTYANVLYNGLGLALLEEHYDENVSNWVFTQYHYDDQGRPVYSIDPAGNTLTASYDVWGRQNRATTPSGDVMVSDYDSGSRTATSYIQDQATGQSLNYIQESYDPWGNKLSASTYKDWPTKQQPISESYRYNIAGQVTGYTDPNRNLNEDGVTTSYQYDALGRLIALKDALNQTTRYSYDGHGQLSLVTIQAKNGTPQVLNSKTYNELGLLSVKQDAASQNESYTYNSSGQLAAKTDRNGSSFAYLYDEAGQLKKSTIQGKINNVAQTLETVMITGDGSPKKQTIQTLLNQGETAYHSLTRDSLGQKRSIYGRSGSHYVSINNQLDALGRMKQISDYYMGFYTNYSYQKQRLTQVQTNGNTSVTGAAAANVQYTYFGNDQVKSITYPTLTNGGTLKTDYTYNKALGWTENMTNKNGDFVFSSYTYSYDNNGNRITVSESRNGGTAQTTSYSYDALNRLVSTTRADGRQSTYTYDVRGNRLTLSSTGVVNLDSTDTSYTYDLQNTLTSIAKGGSSTTFQYYADGMRSMKTKGNTQTQVNYNFQGQVISEEKIVDGQFVEQANFVRGDRVLVKKDKKAAKDYYYLYNGHGDVVQIVDTSGTVVNNYAYDEWGNITSQDEKISNSFKYTGEVYDEETGLYYLRARYYDPSMGRFLNEDTYEGQIDNPLSLNLYTYVSNNPLIYTDPSGHAAKAYDFGGGGGGLMDGAAPKATWVKAGEGVYSAVDWYTGGALTNYINSNDQPWSAEHLLNAANLAINFIPISAAEAKALQIGKAAEKAGVSLIQKAGQWIKVVFKGEANIVKAIPKLEDLTSKALSSNRPIIGILRENGKIDAFVQPENYGAFLSHEQLGLTKSDLGFTLFYTDGEWGVRGSGYAAGKNWAQPSLEQQIMIKKLFGVGD, from the coding sequence TTGAAACAAGCAGATATTGAACAACTTGTTCAAGCGGGAGCCTCCAAGATTGATGTGTACTGGCTGAACCTGCTGGTGATGGGGCAGACGAAGTGGACGGCCATCGAACTGTTGAGATGGAAGCAGGATAAACAAGCATCCTGGGAAGACATTCAAGCCACACTGGATCACGAAATGCAGACGCTCCATGTTCCTACAGTTGGAGAAGATGTATACGACCCGAATTCACTGCAGCAGGAAGCGATTGGAAGATTCACAGTGCGTTCCTCGGTCTATGAGCCAGCAAAGACGGAGATGAATTTCAGTGCAGATCCGTTATCGGTGATGTCGATTACCGCATTTGATGCGGCAGTCTCGGGTGTGATTGATAGAGGAGCCATAGAGGCGCAAATCAATCAGGTCCAAAAACCACAATTCAGTGACCGGAATAACTCCAGTGAAACTATTGATCCTGTGGCGGGAAGTGTGACGAGGAAAGAAAGTCTGCTTCATTTGCCAGGCGTGGATGGACTGGATTTGAATGTGGGACTGATGTACAACTCTAATCAGGGGACTCCTTTTATCTATAGAACCTATTATAGCGAATACTGGCAGATGAATGAGTCTGTATATGAATACGCGACCCCTGAGTTAGCGAATGGGTGGTCCTTCCAGTTTCCATACGTTCAAATGGGAGAGAATCAAAGCTTCTATCATGACGGAAATGGCAGTGTCTATGCCATCGGGCAACAGGGCGATGAACTCTCCAATTACAGCTACTTAATTAACTACAAAGGAAAAGATAGACGGATTATCTTTGAATCCAGGTACTCCGGCCAGTTCAATAACGGACAAGACGAATCAAGTTATTACATGGAATATTCGGATATGAAACGGGAGTATTTCTCTTCTAGAGGCAAGTTGCTTGGCATTAAAGACAGGTTCGGCAACACGATCACTTTTAGGTATTCGAATGCTGATAATGGTCGCTTGTCTTCGATTACCGATACGCTGGGTCGTATGGTTCTCTTCAGCTATGAGTATAATCTTCACGAAGAACCCTTTAACGGTGAACGGGTTACTCTCCGGGTGATGAACGGGACGAATGAAATTCAGAAGGTCATTCTCACCAAAGGCAGAGTAGCTGTGGATGTCCCGAAAAATTTTGCGCCAGCGATTAAAGTGTATCAGCCGGTTCTCTCTAGCATTACAAATTCAATAGGAGAAAGCACGTACTTTAACTATGAGAATCAACTGACGCTAATCCCGAATAACGGATTTAACTTTGAGGCACTGTTAAGTGAAGTCAACTATCCGCATTCCAGCACGAAGTATAATTATGAATATGTGAGCCGGCATATGAGTAACTCCGATTCGTTTGGAGAATACCGGGCGACGTCTAGAAGTGACTATATGGGAGGAAAGGCCTATCAGCAACTCCGGTATACTTACACGGGAGATTATACGGGGAATACCCCAGAGCAGTATCCAGGTCATTTGCCGGATGATTTCCGTTACAGTACCACATCCGCGGTGATGAGTAGTACACCAAGTAACGGGCTAAGTACGACCCATACATTTGACAAAGAAGGCAGAGTCCTTCGTTCAGAGACGGTTGCCGGTAACGGAGAGAGGAAAATAACCGAAAATACAGCGTTCCACGGGTTGTTTACCCAGTCTCCCACACGGACAACGATTTCGGAATATGCCGCGCAGGACAGTGACGCCACGGCGAAACATCTGTATACCGAGACAACCTATACAAATTGGGGCCAGGTTCAGAGCCAAACGGAGCCGCTAACGGCCGAGCAATGGAATAATCCGAATCTGAAGCAGCACTATACCACTAGCTATCAGTATGAACCTACCTATCGGTTTCCGGCTTCTGTATCCAAATACCAGAATGAAACAGATAGCGCGCCTTATACAGAGTCGTATACTTACACTGCGGAAGGCCGTCCGGCAACGATTACGAATGCCAAGGGTGAACAAACTAAGTATGACTACACCTATGTGAATGGGGATGGACAAAATAAGCTGGAACAGGCCGTTATCCAGACGTGGGCAAATAATCAGCGGGTGGCAAAATCGGTAGTGCGGTATGGCAGTGAGAACAACTATGCTTACCCTACGGAGCAACAGCAGTGGTTCAATATCGGGACTGCTGACGAAAAAGTTGTCACCACCAAAATGCTCTACAATAAAGACAATGGCCAGGTCATTCAGAAAACTGAGGCCAACAACCAGATCGTTACCTATGAATACGATGCTATAGGGCGATTAAAAAAAGAAACCTATCCTGAAATAAACAACGCCAAGAGTGAACGTGTTCAGAAAGTCGTAGATTACAACTACTATAACCAGAGCTCTCCTAATTTCGATGCGACAAATGCAGACACACAGGTCTTAAAGGTCGATTCCATTACCACGGTCAACAACATCACCCGTGGTACGAGCATGAAAACCTATGCGAATGTACTGTATAACGGATTAGGTCTCGCCTTACTGGAAGAGCATTATGATGAGAACGTGAGCAATTGGGTGTTTACCCAATATCATTATGACGACCAGGGACGTCCGGTCTATTCCATCGATCCCGCAGGAAATACACTGACTGCCAGCTACGATGTCTGGGGCCGGCAGAATCGGGCCACAACGCCGAGTGGGGATGTGATGGTCAGCGACTATGATTCGGGGTCTCGCACGGCGACCAGCTATATTCAGGATCAGGCCACTGGCCAGTCCCTGAACTATATCCAGGAGAGCTATGACCCTTGGGGGAATAAGCTATCTGCTTCTACCTATAAAGACTGGCCGACGAAGCAGCAGCCCATCAGCGAATCCTATCGCTACAACATTGCCGGACAGGTGACGGGATACACCGATCCTAACCGTAATCTGAATGAGGATGGGGTGACCACCAGTTATCAGTACGATGCCTTAGGCCGGTTAATTGCCTTGAAGGATGCGTTAAATCAGACGACCCGCTATAGCTATGATGGTCATGGGCAATTGTCACTGGTGACAATCCAAGCTAAAAATGGGACTCCCCAGGTGCTGAACAGCAAAACGTATAACGAACTGGGTCTACTCAGCGTGAAGCAGGATGCAGCCTCCCAAAACGAAAGCTACACGTATAACAGCTCAGGGCAGTTAGCCGCTAAAACCGACCGCAATGGCAGCAGCTTCGCGTATCTTTACGATGAAGCGGGTCAACTGAAGAAGAGCACGATACAAGGGAAGATCAACAACGTAGCCCAAACGTTGGAGACCGTCATGATTACGGGGGATGGAAGTCCGAAGAAGCAGACGATCCAAACTCTGCTCAATCAAGGGGAGACGGCCTACCACTCGTTAACGAGGGATAGCTTGGGTCAAAAGCGTTCGATCTATGGGCGCTCCGGAAGCCACTACGTGTCGATAAACAACCAATTGGATGCGCTGGGACGGATGAAGCAGATTAGTGATTATTACATGGGATTTTACACCAACTATTCGTACCAAAAGCAGCGATTGACCCAGGTACAAACAAATGGGAACACATCTGTGACTGGGGCTGCAGCGGCTAACGTGCAGTATACTTATTTCGGCAATGACCAGGTGAAGTCGATCACCTACCCTACCCTGACAAATGGCGGTACGCTGAAGACGGACTATACGTATAATAAGGCGCTGGGTTGGACAGAAAATATGACCAACAAGAACGGGGATTTCGTGTTCTCCAGTTATACCTACAGCTATGACAATAACGGAAACCGAATCACGGTTAGCGAATCACGTAACGGCGGCACTGCCCAAACGACGAGTTACAGCTACGACGCGCTGAATCGGCTGGTATCCACCACCCGAGCGGATGGCCGTCAATCCACATATACGTACGATGTGCGGGGTAACCGTCTGACGCTGTCAAGTACCGGTGTGGTTAACCTGGATTCCACGGATACCAGCTACACCTATGATCTGCAGAATACCCTAACGAGTATCGCTAAAGGTGGGAGTAGCACTACCTTCCAGTACTATGCCGACGGAATGCGGTCGATGAAGACCAAGGGCAATACCCAGACCCAGGTGAACTACAACTTCCAGGGCCAAGTGATCTCGGAAGAGAAAATTGTGGATGGTCAGTTTGTCGAGCAAGCGAATTTTGTTCGCGGTGACCGGGTGTTAGTGAAGAAGGATAAAAAAGCGGCTAAGGATTATTACTACTTGTACAACGGCCATGGTGACGTGGTGCAGATTGTCGATACTAGCGGAACAGTAGTGAACAACTACGCCTATGATGAGTGGGGCAACATCACCAGCCAGGACGAGAAAATTTCTAACTCCTTCAAGTATACGGGAGAGGTGTATGACGAGGAGACTGGACTGTATTACCTGCGGGCACGATACTATGACCCGAGCATGGGACGGTTTTTAAATGAGGATACGTATGAGGGGCAGATTGATAATCCGCTGAGTTTGAATCTGTATACGTATGTTAGCAATAATCCTTTAATTTATACAGATCCATCAGGTCATGCAGCTAAAGCATATGATTTTGGGGGAGGTGGAGGCGGATTAATGGATGGTGCTGCCCCAAAAGCCACTTGGGTAAAAGCAGGTGAAGGGGTTTATAGTGCTGTTGATTGGTATACAGGAGGGGCGCTAACCAATTATATTAATTCTAACGACCAGCCATGGAGTGCAGAACATCTCTTAAATGCAGCGAATTTAGCAATTAACTTTATTCCAATATCAGCAGCTGAAGCGAAAGCTTTACAAATTGGTAAGGCTGCTGAAAAAGCCGGTGTAAGCCTGATTCAAAAAGCAGGGCAATGGATAAAGGTTGTATTTAAAGGCGAGGCGAATATTGTTAAAGCTATTCCTAAACTGGAGGACCTGACGAGTAAGGCACTTAGTAGTAATAGACCAATAATCGGTATTTTAAGAGAAAATGGTAAAATTGATGCTTTTGTTCAACCAGAGAATTATGGTGCATTCTTAAGTCACGAACAGTTAGGATTAACGAAATCAGATCTGGGCTTTACATTGTTTTACACTGATGGAGAATGGGGGGTTAGAGGCTCGGGCTATGCGGCAGGAAAGAACTGGGCACAGCCTTCACTTGAACAGCAAATCATGATAAAAAAATTATTTGGTGTAGGTGATTGA
- a CDS encoding helix-turn-helix domain-containing protein encodes MIGLQFIADTFHMEYKSVAEAIGVSKQTFQDWIKERRKIPEPRLEQLSELFGIKDQALFQKELLPSEKSEIHMVYLTKTDEHEEIEITNFDDDGNEYTTTQHYSQNFNLLEYVQAGQKRERLIEQVSSLLNADPINEGSNFNLLEDAVEVIQEQNRNKKTALELVLYYLVHRDNEWGVHPDYAKYEQKQFFEKLDKLFEETGIKP; translated from the coding sequence ATGATCGGATTACAATTTATAGCTGACACGTTTCACATGGAGTACAAATCGGTAGCAGAAGCCATAGGCGTTTCCAAACAAACTTTTCAGGACTGGATCAAAGAAAGACGGAAGATACCCGAACCACGTCTGGAGCAGTTGTCTGAGTTATTCGGGATCAAGGATCAGGCATTATTCCAAAAGGAGTTACTTCCATCCGAAAAGTCGGAGATTCATATGGTTTACTTAACCAAAACGGATGAACATGAGGAAATCGAAATTACCAACTTTGATGATGACGGAAACGAGTACACTACAACACAGCACTATTCGCAGAATTTTAACCTTCTTGAGTATGTTCAAGCAGGACAAAAAAGAGAAAGATTGATCGAACAGGTAAGTTCCTTGCTGAATGCTGATCCAATCAACGAAGGCTCAAATTTCAATCTTTTAGAAGATGCAGTTGAGGTAATCCAAGAACAGAATCGTAATAAAAAGACAGCGTTGGAATTGGTCTTATATTATCTCGTTCACCGAGATAACGAATGGGGAGTACATCCAGATTATGCAAAATACGAACAGAAACAGTTCTTTGAGAAGCTTGACAAGCTGTTTGAGGAAACTGGAATTAAGCCTTAA